From a single Herbiconiux sp. SALV-R1 genomic region:
- a CDS encoding bifunctional 2-polyprenyl-6-hydroxyphenol methylase/3-demethylubiquinol 3-O-methyltransferase UbiG — MTDDARPQDPSTPHPLTRDDHLAANRANWNDRAAAHSTRTGLGYGVQRFIDDRALLSDVVSFDRERLGAIEGLTTVHLQCHIGTDTLSLARLGARVTGLDFSPTAIAEARRLVEETGDEVDFVESDVASALSALTPESFDLVYTGIGALCWLPLIAEWAGVVAGLLKPGGRLFLREGHPILWAMDETLDDDLHLRFPYWEHERPLEWDDDASYVPTDRPLTATKTYEWNHGLGEIVTALLDSGLVLTMLVEHDSVPWEALPGQMVERPDGEYALSDRAGVAPLSYTLQAVKPAR; from the coding sequence GTGACCGACGACGCTCGACCCCAAGATCCCTCCACCCCCCACCCCCTCACGCGCGACGACCACCTCGCCGCGAACCGCGCGAACTGGAACGACCGCGCCGCCGCCCACTCCACCCGCACCGGGCTCGGCTACGGCGTGCAGCGCTTCATCGACGACCGCGCGCTGCTCAGCGACGTGGTGTCGTTCGACCGCGAGCGCCTCGGCGCCATCGAGGGCCTCACCACCGTGCACCTGCAGTGCCACATCGGCACCGACACCCTCTCCCTCGCCCGCCTCGGAGCCCGCGTCACCGGACTCGACTTCTCGCCGACCGCGATCGCCGAGGCGCGCCGCCTGGTGGAGGAGACCGGCGACGAGGTCGATTTCGTGGAGTCGGATGTCGCATCCGCTCTCTCCGCCCTCACCCCCGAGTCGTTCGACCTCGTTTACACGGGCATCGGCGCCCTCTGCTGGCTGCCCCTCATCGCCGAGTGGGCGGGCGTGGTCGCGGGCTTGCTGAAGCCCGGCGGTCGCCTGTTCCTGCGGGAGGGCCACCCCATCCTCTGGGCGATGGACGAGACCCTCGACGACGACCTCCACCTCCGCTTCCCCTACTGGGAGCACGAGCGCCCGCTCGAGTGGGACGACGACGCCAGCTACGTGCCCACCGACCGCCCGCTCACCGCCACGAAGACCTACGAGTGGAACCACGGCCTCGGCGAGATCGTGACCGCCCTCCTCGACTCCGGCCTCGTGCTCACGATGCTGGTCGAGCACGACAGCGTGCCGTGGGAGGCCCTTCCCGGTCAGATGGTCGAGCGCCCCGACGGCGAGTACGCCCTCAGCGACCGCGCCGGCGTCGCTCCCCTCAGCTACACCCTCCAGGCGGTGAAACCCGCCCGATGA
- a CDS encoding cyclopropane-fatty-acyl-phospholipid synthase family protein, which translates to MADHTDDSAHAHTHGHDSSPGGGGHAGHGGHSHGAGRTMPSTEGKDAITFWEELYQQTPQIWSGRPNKVLADVAAELQPGTALDLGSGEGGDSLWLAERGWQVTAIDISPTALQRSAAEAERRGLPADRIRWQQADLTDWQPTGEYDLVSACFLHSPVGFPREDVLRRAASAVAPGGSLLVVGHLSFPSSAAVPEEERPYLPTPDELLALLALPESEWQVEVSEVRWRRQTGPDGEVELDDAVLLVTRR; encoded by the coding sequence ATGGCAGATCACACCGACGACTCGGCACACGCGCACACGCACGGGCACGACAGCTCCCCGGGCGGCGGCGGCCACGCCGGGCACGGCGGCCACTCCCACGGCGCCGGCCGCACGATGCCCTCGACGGAGGGCAAAGACGCGATCACCTTCTGGGAGGAGCTCTACCAGCAGACCCCCCAGATCTGGAGCGGCCGACCGAACAAGGTGCTGGCGGATGTGGCGGCCGAGCTCCAGCCCGGCACCGCACTCGATCTGGGCAGCGGCGAGGGCGGCGACTCGCTCTGGCTCGCCGAACGCGGATGGCAGGTGACCGCCATCGACATCTCCCCCACCGCGCTCCAGCGCTCCGCCGCCGAGGCGGAGCGGCGCGGGCTCCCCGCCGACCGCATCCGGTGGCAGCAGGCCGACCTCACCGACTGGCAGCCGACCGGCGAGTACGACCTGGTGTCGGCGTGCTTCCTCCACTCCCCCGTCGGGTTCCCGCGCGAAGACGTGCTGCGGCGGGCGGCGTCGGCGGTCGCTCCGGGCGGTTCGCTGCTCGTCGTCGGGCATCTGAGCTTTCCGTCGTCGGCGGCCGTGCCGGAGGAGGAGCGTCCGTACCTGCCGACGCCCGACGAGCTGCTCGCCTTGCTCGCCCTTCCCGAGTCCGAGTGGCAGGTCGAGGTGAGTGAGGTGCGCTGGCGCCGGCAGACCGGCCCCGACGGCGAGGTGGAGCTCGACGACGCCGTGCTCCTCGTTACCCGCCGCTGA
- a CDS encoding SRPBCC domain-containing protein: MTTTGNPGSVVDAETFSVRRTIDIAATPEAVWRSVTEPELISRWFGRTVFESGVAAALGSVGTITWPDRDPVPLRVEAVEPGRLVSYRWCNPCLDEPVPAEVDDEHSTVFTFTLEQTSDGTRLTVVESGFETMSRPAEHLESHRGGWNGELDKLVALLDDADARGSAR, translated from the coding sequence ATGACCACGACGGGCAATCCCGGATCGGTCGTCGACGCCGAGACGTTCTCGGTGCGACGCACGATCGACATCGCTGCCACTCCCGAGGCGGTGTGGCGCTCGGTGACCGAGCCCGAGCTCATCTCGCGCTGGTTCGGCCGCACGGTCTTCGAGTCCGGCGTGGCCGCGGCGTTGGGGAGTGTCGGCACCATCACCTGGCCCGATCGCGACCCCGTGCCGCTGCGGGTCGAGGCCGTCGAACCGGGCCGGCTCGTCTCCTACCGCTGGTGCAACCCGTGCCTCGACGAGCCCGTGCCGGCCGAGGTCGACGACGAGCACTCGACGGTCTTCACCTTCACGCTCGAGCAGACGAGCGACGGCACGCGGCTCACGGTGGTCGAGAGCGGCTTCGAGACGATGTCACGACCCGCGGAGCACCTCGAGAGTCACCGCGGCGGTTGGAACGGCGAGCTCGACAAGCTCGTCGCCCTGCTCGACGACGCTGACGCCCGGGGCTCGGCGCGATGA
- a CDS encoding MarR family winged helix-turn-helix transcriptional regulator — MTATTDTDLLKLDRQLCFALAVASRSVIGAYKPILEPMGLTHPQYLVMLALWEREPRSLTALAEVLRLEPATLSPLVKRLEAAGLVTRGRSADDERQLAVMLTDAGRMLRTRAEEVPPQVVAALGVDLDELTELHARLSAIIERIAPLSSGEPVAAGATAE; from the coding sequence ATGACGGCGACCACCGATACCGATCTCCTCAAGCTCGACCGGCAGCTCTGCTTCGCCCTGGCTGTCGCCTCGCGGTCGGTCATCGGCGCCTACAAGCCGATTCTCGAGCCGATGGGGCTGACGCATCCGCAGTACCTGGTGATGCTGGCGCTCTGGGAGCGCGAACCGCGCTCGCTCACCGCCCTCGCCGAGGTGCTGCGCCTGGAGCCGGCGACGCTCTCCCCGCTCGTCAAACGGCTCGAGGCTGCGGGTCTCGTCACGCGCGGACGCTCGGCCGACGACGAGCGGCAGCTCGCGGTGATGCTCACCGATGCGGGGCGGATGCTGCGGACTCGAGCCGAGGAGGTTCCACCGCAGGTGGTCGCGGCGCTCGGCGTCGACCTCGACGAGCTCACCGAACTGCACGCGCGGCTCAGCGCGATCATCGAGCGGATCGCGCCGCTGAGCTCGGGCGAGCCCGTCGCCGCGGGAGCCACCGCCGAGTAG
- a CDS encoding sensor histidine kinase — MSPTLKALRPLLEPAIGLIYALLWVNAEIGRAPDLGFYLTLGAYAVAIAVSRWFTTVSLAIVVLVPVLQLVGLLSPPTSTAWPLYEAVIVVAFAAGCSPSRRVRWAGLAAGLVQAAVAALVLVFGGDWLSWTGGAELLTGSPPSPGSSPRLIWVIVLLVLGALVFLTAWGAGLLLHISRRRRRERELLAETEAELAVADVELRSVRERDEIAQEVHDVLAHSLAVVIAVADGTRFLRAAEPAGESREGPGTPREQRTDEALGEIAEAARAALVDLRGLLEGLHDETQRPQPRIDELGALVGRMSSTGMGVRFEQFGDPGRLTPTQEAAVYRIVQESLTNALKHGGPHPSAAVSLAWGDDGLVVGVVSGRGDAVGGPAAATPGPGAPDASAVPPRSFGIAGMRDRARLVGGWLTAAADGEEFVVTAFIPVHVSGASSARTGDLVDAGVQL, encoded by the coding sequence ATGTCACCGACCCTGAAGGCCCTGCGGCCTCTGCTCGAGCCCGCGATCGGCCTGATCTACGCCCTGCTCTGGGTGAACGCCGAGATCGGTCGCGCGCCCGACCTCGGGTTCTACCTCACCCTCGGCGCCTACGCGGTCGCGATCGCGGTGTCGCGCTGGTTCACCACGGTGTCGCTCGCGATCGTCGTTCTGGTGCCGGTGCTGCAGCTGGTGGGCCTGCTCTCGCCGCCCACGTCGACGGCGTGGCCGCTCTACGAGGCGGTGATCGTGGTGGCCTTCGCCGCCGGATGCTCGCCGAGCCGTCGCGTACGCTGGGCGGGCCTGGCAGCGGGGCTGGTGCAGGCGGCCGTCGCAGCGCTCGTGCTCGTGTTCGGCGGTGACTGGTTGAGCTGGACGGGCGGGGCTGAGCTCCTGACGGGCTCTCCGCCGTCGCCGGGTTCGAGTCCGCGGCTCATCTGGGTGATCGTGCTCCTCGTGCTCGGCGCACTCGTCTTCCTCACAGCCTGGGGAGCGGGCCTTCTTCTCCACATCTCTCGCCGCCGCCGTCGTGAGCGTGAGCTGCTCGCCGAGACTGAGGCGGAGCTCGCCGTCGCCGACGTGGAGCTCCGGAGTGTGAGGGAGCGCGATGAGATCGCCCAAGAAGTCCATGATGTTCTCGCCCATTCGCTGGCCGTGGTGATCGCCGTGGCCGACGGGACGAGATTCCTCCGAGCAGCCGAGCCCGCGGGGGAGAGCCGTGAGGGCCCGGGCACTCCGCGGGAGCAGCGCACCGACGAGGCGCTGGGCGAGATCGCCGAGGCGGCCCGCGCAGCTCTGGTCGACCTGCGCGGGTTGCTCGAGGGCCTGCACGACGAGACCCAGCGCCCGCAACCCCGCATCGACGAACTCGGAGCGCTCGTGGGGCGCATGTCGTCGACGGGTATGGGGGTGAGGTTCGAGCAGTTCGGTGATCCGGGTCGGTTGACTCCCACCCAAGAGGCGGCCGTGTACCGCATCGTGCAGGAGAGTCTGACCAATGCGCTGAAGCACGGAGGGCCGCATCCCTCGGCGGCGGTGTCGCTCGCATGGGGTGACGACGGGCTCGTCGTCGGTGTCGTGAGCGGTCGTGGCGACGCGGTGGGCGGGCCGGCTGCTGCAACACCCGGGCCGGGAGCACCGGATGCGAGCGCTGTGCCCCCGCGATCGTTCGGCATCGCAGGCATGAGAGACCGCGCCAGGTTGGTGGGCGGGTGGCTCACGGCGGCGGCCGATGGGGAGGAGTTCGTCGTCACCGCGTTCATCCCGGTGCACGTGAGCGGCGCGTCGTCTGCCCGCACGGGTGACCTGGTCGATGCGGGGGTGCAGCTGTGA
- a CDS encoding DUF2945 domain-containing protein yields MADDLHKGDKVSWSTHGTTTSGEVKKKITSDTEAAGRTVKASKDEPQYLVESDKWGKDAVHKPESLRKKKS; encoded by the coding sequence ATGGCTGACGATCTGCACAAGGGCGACAAGGTCTCGTGGTCGACCCACGGAACCACCACCTCCGGCGAGGTGAAGAAGAAGATCACCTCCGACACCGAGGCGGCGGGCCGCACGGTCAAGGCGTCGAAAGACGAGCCTCAGTACCTCGTCGAGAGCGACAAGTGGGGCAAAGACGCCGTGCACAAGCCGGAGTCGCTGCGCAAGAAGAAGAGCTGA
- a CDS encoding helix-turn-helix transcriptional regulator: MTLVAVFAALGDETRWSILTELGGGEASASALAERLPVSRQAIAKHLGVLQQVGVVEPVRAGREVRYRVLGAELSATAQRLDAIGVEWERRLSAIKEIAEGL; this comes from the coding sequence ATGACGCTGGTCGCCGTGTTCGCGGCGCTCGGCGACGAGACGCGGTGGAGCATCCTCACCGAGCTCGGCGGCGGCGAGGCCTCGGCCTCGGCGCTCGCCGAGCGGCTCCCGGTGTCGCGGCAGGCCATCGCCAAGCACCTCGGCGTGCTGCAGCAGGTGGGCGTCGTGGAGCCGGTGCGCGCCGGTCGTGAGGTGCGCTACCGCGTGCTCGGTGCGGAGCTCAGCGCCACGGCGCAGCGGCTGGACGCCATCGGGGTGGAGTGGGAGCGCCGGCTCTCGGCCATCAAGGAGATCGCCGAGGGGTTGTGA
- a CDS encoding LuxR C-terminal-related transcriptional regulator, whose amino-acid sequence MTTTNTMRPDDRELVRQATRSLWRGMDAAVAFGGLRTEHSVPITTSFGAQTDRLQSIVVRNSRGLGGLSWQTRSPRVVHDYALAGDITHDFDSQILGEGITALAVAPIVVGTQVRGLLYAGRRGRDDDSAGEFDTARLAGVASAVAQELRLRDLVDERVAMQQAQAAQASRLELAARAAGAEAERPSAQLRERLARVADETSDPNTARELRAILAPRPVVATGAEGALTERQRDVLELVACGLTNPQIATRLGLSELTVKSYLRALMARLGAGTRMQAVLYAQQRGLL is encoded by the coding sequence ATGACGACGACGAACACGATGCGGCCAGACGATCGCGAGCTGGTGCGCCAGGCCACGCGCTCGCTCTGGCGCGGCATGGATGCTGCTGTCGCGTTCGGCGGACTGCGCACCGAGCACAGCGTGCCCATCACCACCAGCTTCGGCGCCCAGACCGACCGTCTGCAGAGCATCGTCGTGCGGAACTCTCGTGGGCTCGGCGGTCTCTCCTGGCAGACCAGGTCGCCGCGCGTGGTGCACGACTACGCGCTCGCGGGTGACATCACGCACGACTTCGACTCCCAGATACTGGGGGAGGGGATCACGGCGCTCGCCGTCGCGCCGATCGTCGTCGGCACGCAGGTGCGGGGTCTCCTCTACGCCGGTCGCCGCGGGCGCGACGACGACAGCGCGGGCGAGTTCGACACCGCGCGGCTCGCGGGCGTCGCGTCGGCGGTGGCGCAGGAGCTGCGGCTGCGCGACCTCGTCGACGAGCGCGTGGCGATGCAGCAGGCGCAGGCGGCGCAGGCCTCCCGGCTCGAGCTCGCCGCGCGGGCGGCCGGGGCCGAGGCCGAGCGGCCCTCGGCGCAGCTGCGGGAACGGCTGGCCCGCGTCGCCGACGAGACGAGCGACCCGAACACGGCGCGAGAGTTGCGCGCGATCCTCGCGCCGCGCCCGGTGGTCGCGACCGGTGCGGAGGGTGCCCTCACCGAGCGTCAGCGCGACGTGCTCGAACTCGTGGCCTGCGGCCTCACGAATCCGCAGATCGCGACTCGGCTCGGCCTCTCCGAACTCACCGTGAAGAGCTACCTGCGCGCACTGATGGCGCGCCTCGGTGCGGGAACACGGATGCAGGCCGTGCTCTACGCCCAGCAGCGCGGGCTGCTCTGA